A single Desulfofalx alkaliphila DSM 12257 DNA region contains:
- a CDS encoding PLP-dependent aminotransferase family protein, giving the protein MDISKHLVGIKLDRQSSEPLYLQIAKVIENKIIDNTLPPATKLPPERELSSLFKVSRTTAINAYRWLEQQGLVITKVGSGTYVSEPPNNSNVTTQVPWSQLFIPYVQTPVSSILKELVSIPLDRDLISLATGMPDPSLYPIDKFKELLNRHIDHLERSSFGYIATEGFTPLRHSVSRMLNNKGIESTWGNTMILSGSQQGLYLMGKAMLAPGDYVVVESPTYTGAIQIFQAMGVKVLILPVSKIFPLDILEDFLIRYRPKIFYTNPTFRNPTGDVLSEGDRRQLINLAARHRLVVVEDDAYGDLYYGDNPPPSLKALDNYGGVVYLGTFSKVLMPGLRLGYINGHPTLIQRLALEKQYNDLHSNNISQWLMHLFLDEGHMEEHLSLIRRQYKNRRNLMIKALKHYFDDNILQYETPDGGFYIWCKIQNSVTSSKLLQESLKKGVFFAPGEAFYTMPSDDKEFRLSFASNSEDTLVEGIRRLSDAFNSASKTKSQRTKTNIRLDYLIN; this is encoded by the coding sequence ATGGATATATCCAAACACCTGGTGGGCATCAAATTGGATCGGCAATCCAGTGAGCCCCTATACTTGCAAATTGCCAAAGTTATTGAAAATAAAATTATTGATAATACCCTGCCGCCGGCAACCAAACTGCCTCCTGAGCGCGAACTAAGTTCCCTTTTTAAAGTCAGCCGCACAACCGCCATCAATGCTTACAGATGGCTTGAGCAGCAGGGATTGGTGATAACCAAGGTTGGTAGTGGAACTTATGTCAGTGAGCCTCCAAACAATTCTAATGTCACGACCCAGGTACCCTGGTCACAGTTGTTTATACCCTATGTTCAAACCCCTGTATCATCAATACTTAAGGAACTTGTTTCCATTCCCCTTGACCGAGACCTGATATCTTTGGCCACCGGCATGCCCGATCCTTCGCTATATCCAATAGACAAATTTAAAGAACTTCTCAATAGACATATTGATCATTTAGAAAGATCAAGCTTTGGTTATATTGCCACAGAGGGTTTTACACCGCTGCGTCATTCAGTTTCTCGAATGTTGAACAATAAAGGCATCGAGTCAACATGGGGAAATACCATGATATTGTCCGGGTCACAACAGGGGCTATACTTAATGGGTAAAGCTATGCTGGCACCCGGGGATTATGTTGTTGTGGAGTCTCCTACCTATACCGGTGCAATTCAAATCTTTCAAGCCATGGGTGTAAAGGTTTTAATACTGCCTGTGTCTAAAATTTTTCCCTTGGATATTTTAGAAGATTTTCTAATTAGGTACAGGCCAAAAATATTCTATACTAACCCTACTTTCAGAAACCCGACGGGGGATGTTTTATCAGAAGGGGATCGAAGGCAACTAATAAATCTAGCGGCAAGGCATCGCTTGGTAGTCGTTGAAGATGACGCATACGGGGATTTGTATTATGGGGATAATCCGCCACCATCATTGAAAGCCTTAGATAACTACGGAGGGGTGGTATATTTGGGCACCTTTTCTAAAGTACTAATGCCCGGCCTGCGCCTGGGTTACATTAACGGTCACCCGACTCTAATCCAACGGCTTGCCTTAGAAAAACAATACAACGATCTGCATAGCAATAATATTTCCCAATGGCTAATGCACTTGTTTCTAGATGAAGGCCATATGGAAGAACATCTGTCTTTAATTCGCCGGCAATACAAAAACAGACGCAATTTAATGATAAAGGCATTAAAACATTATTTTGATGATAATATCTTGCAATATGAAACACCGGACGGAGGTTTTTATATTTGGTGTAAAATACAAAACTCCGTTACCTCTTCTAAGCTATTGCAAGAGTCACTAAAAAAGGGTGTCTTCTTTGCGCCTGGGGAGGCCTTTTATACCATGCCCTCTGATGATAAAGAATTCCGCCTCAGTTTTGCATCTAATTCAGAGGATACTTTGGTGGAAGGCATAAGAAGGTTAAGTGACGCATTTAATTCAGCAAGTAAAACTAAAAGCCAAAGAACTAAAACAAACATAAGACTTGATTATTTAATTAACTGA
- a CDS encoding branched-chain amino acid aminotransferase: protein MRPPFTQVDSLGFGKHFTDHMFTMRYNEELGWYKGKISKLEPFALHPAASVFHYSQEIFEGLKAYLSEDEKVLLFRPEENARRMNRSARRLCMPEIPEELFLNALNELISLEKQWIPKAPGTSLYIRPAMMGVEAFLGVRSSKEYLFYIILSPVGPYFKEGFKPVGIYVEDQMARAIPGGVGDIKAGGNYAASLLAGHRAQELGYSQVLWLDAKEHRYLEEVGAMNVFVVFGSTLVTPPLTGSILPGITRDSVLKLAQSMGYKVEERLISIDQVLEGVAHGAVTEVFGSGTAAAISPVGSLFYKGKNYVIGNNRVGDITQAIYDRLTAIQYGKVKDEFGWVREINPK from the coding sequence ATGCGGCCACCTTTTACACAGGTAGATAGCCTGGGGTTTGGGAAGCACTTTACTGATCATATGTTCACCATGCGGTATAACGAAGAACTGGGTTGGTACAAGGGTAAAATCAGCAAACTGGAACCCTTTGCCCTTCACCCGGCAGCAAGTGTTTTTCATTATTCCCAGGAGATATTTGAAGGTTTGAAGGCTTACCTGAGCGAAGATGAAAAAGTATTATTATTTAGACCGGAGGAAAATGCCCGGCGGATGAATAGATCTGCCAGAAGGCTGTGCATGCCTGAAATACCCGAAGAGTTGTTCTTAAATGCACTAAATGAATTGATCAGTCTGGAGAAGCAGTGGATACCTAAGGCACCCGGCACCTCACTTTATATTCGCCCGGCCATGATGGGAGTAGAAGCCTTTTTAGGCGTGCGCTCTTCAAAAGAATACCTTTTTTATATCATCCTATCTCCCGTTGGCCCTTATTTTAAGGAAGGTTTCAAACCCGTGGGTATATATGTTGAAGATCAAATGGCCCGGGCTATTCCAGGCGGAGTTGGAGATATTAAGGCCGGCGGAAATTACGCCGCCAGTTTACTGGCCGGGCATAGGGCTCAAGAACTGGGTTACTCCCAGGTGCTCTGGTTAGATGCCAAAGAGCACAGGTATCTTGAAGAAGTAGGGGCAATGAATGTCTTTGTGGTCTTTGGGTCTACGCTGGTAACTCCACCCCTTACCGGCTCTATTCTTCCTGGAATCACAAGGGATTCAGTGCTAAAACTAGCTCAAAGCATGGGTTATAAGGTGGAGGAAAGATTAATCTCCATTGACCAGGTGCTGGAAGGTGTTGCCCATGGGGCGGTAACTGAAGTTTTTGGTTCAGGTACCGCTGCCGCAATATCCCCGGTGGGTTCGCTGTTTTATAAGGGCAAAAACTACGTCATTGGCAATAATAGGGTAGGTGACATAACACAGGCTATTTATGACCGCCTGACAGCCATTCAATATGGCAAGGTAAAAGATGAATTTGGTTGGGTTCGTGAAATAAACCCAAAATAA